TGGTTGCGCACCTGCCGCAAGAAGAATGCGGCGGTAGTGTTGGCAACGCAGAGCCTCGCCGATATCGCGAGCTCGCCGTTGTGCGCCGTCATTCTCGAATCCTGTCCGACCAGGCTCTACCTGCCCAACGCCGAGGCGCGCAGCCCGCAGAACGCCGCGCTGTATCGCAGCTTCGGGCTGACCGATGCGCAGATCGAAGTGATCGCGGCGGCGACGCCCAAGCGCGACTACTTCTACGTGTCGCCGCGCGGGTGGCGATTATTCAGCCTGGCGCTGACGCCGGCGGCGCTGGCCTTCGTCGGCGCGGGCTCCCCCGAGGAGATCATCGCTGCGCGACAGATGCATCAGCGGCACGGCGACCGCTGGGCGGCAGAATGGCTGCGGCACAAAGGCCTGCCCGAGTGGGCGGAGTACTGGGAGCGGATCGCGGCGGAGATGGCTTCGGGCGCCGAGGATACACATCTGCCCGAGGCGACGCTCCCCACGGATCAAAGGTTCAGGGAGGAAGTGGTATGGGACGGAGATTAATTGGAGCGGTTCTGATGATGGCCGCGATTGCGTTCGCGTGTCCGCTTGCGGCAAAAGCGCAGTTTGGCGGTGCGCAGATTGTTTTCGATCCGCAGATGTTCGCCCGGCAGTTGCAGCAGCTGGAACAGCAGGCTGCAACCGTCACCGACCTCGCCCAGGAGCTGCGATTCATGGCGCTCAACACGGTGCCATATCTGGGCGGGGTCTGGCAGCCCAATTCCACTTTGCTGAGCAACCTCGGCAACATGATCGCGACCGAGCAGGGGCTGTCCTACGCGCTAACGAACCTGCCGACGCAATTTGCCCAGATCTTTCCCGGCTATACCGCGCCGGCCGGAGTGCCCACCACGACCGCGCAGCAGGCGGGGCAAGGTTTGAACAACACTCTAGCGACGCTCAGCGGCACCCTGGTTTCGTTGCAAGGCCAGGCGCAGAACTTCGCGGCGGAAAACACCGCGCTGCAGGTGCTGAGTGTAGCGAACACGACCGCGACCGGGCGGTTACAGGCAATTCAGATAGGTAATCAGATCGCGTTGTTGCAGGTACAGCAGGCGCAGATGCTGCGCCAGACCATGCTCGCGCTGACCAACGCGCTCGCCGTGACCCAGGCCAATCGGGCGAGCGAGCAGGCCCAAGGCTTAGCGGCTATTCAGCAATTTTACGGTCCGACGGTGCAAGCACCTAAGCCGGAGCCGGCAGAAACCTTTTTGTTTGTCAGGAAGCTTGCCATGAAAAAGATAGCCATTTCACTCGCCTTGCTAATTAGTATCGTCGCCTGCCGCAAACCGAGCGGCGTTGACGACGAGGCAATCAATGCCCTTCGGTCTCAAGATCTTAGTCATAGCCAGTTTGGTCCAGATTTTTGGCTTGAACAGCAGAAGCACAATACACCTCTGTGGCAACGAGCCAACGCCTGGTGCGGCCAGCTAGTCAGCGCACTCCCTTGTCACGCTAAGTGATAGATGTCCTTGGTGTTCTGACCGAGAACCTTTTTGCGAGTCTCGGGCTTCAGCCGGTCGGCGTACTTCTTGAGGCTGGGGACCCAGGTCGCGGGATGGTCGGCATGCGGGTAGTCCGTAGCCCACATAAAACAGTTGTTTCCCACGTAATCGATCATACAGGTGGCGGAAAACTCTTCCGGGTCACCAGAGATGAAGCACTGATTGCGAAAATATTCGCTGGGCTTGTGCTGGAGCCTGCCAAGCATTCCGGGTCGATCGCCGACCTTTCCAAATTCGACCTCGTGAACGCTGTCCAACCGATCGAGAAATGCACCGACCCAGCTGGCTCCTACCTCGAGCAGACCGAATTTCAGTTTCGGATATCGGTCGAAGGTATTGCTCGTGTACATACTGAGCAGCGCCTCCTCGAGGGCGTGCCGCGCTCCAATGAGGCCCCCAGCCGCGAGTTGCGCCAGATCCTGGGGGGTCATGTCTTTGCGCAGGAATCGCGGGGAACTAACACCTTCAGGATCGATCGACACGTGCACTGCTAACGGAACGTCCAATTCCTGCGCCTTCGCGAACACCGGATCGTGAACCCGATGTCCATGTGGCACGCGAGTGTGGGTGTACTGAGCAACGAATGCTCCCTTGCAACCATCGCGGACGGCTCGTTCGAGCTCCGCCGCCGCACCCTGCGGATCGGTCAGCGTGAGATGCGCAATCGGAACCAGGACCCCACCGCTATCGCGGCAGAAATCCGCGATCCATCGGTTGTACGCACGCATGTACGCCAGACTGAGTTCGGGATCGGTTACCGCTCTCTCCCAGATCAGCCCCCAGGTTGGATAGAGGAGAACGTGTTCCAGGTTCTCGCGTCGCGCGAGGTCCAAGCGCTGCTGCGGATCGGTCGCGCCATAGGGAAGCGTGTCCATGTAGAGACGGTTGGGGTCAAGTTCGGCGACCTTCTCGCCCATCATGGGGAAGGCGAGGCCCTTCATCCCAAGAATGTCCGGAATCGGACGCCGATCGACTTCGAGATATTCCCAGCCGTCCCTGTCGCGCTTTACGCGAATCGCACGATCTTTGTAGCGTTCTTCTAGGTAATCCTCCCAAAGATTTGCGGGTTCATACACGTGCCCGTCGGCGTCAACCGTTCCCTCATATGGGAACCGAACGATCTCGTAAGCCATCTTCCTAGCCTCCGTTTGCCAATTTCGCCAGAGCGCCACCAAGCGCCTTGTCCATGCAGTGGAACGCAACGAATGCAGCGACCACCTAATGATGCTTTTCTCACAGAAACTCGTCCCAGGATTGGGGATTCAAACACAATATCCGTATGCGCCGTTGTCGAGGGATTGGTCGCGTGTATAACTGACTATGCCGCCCGATTTATCGCGCGACCCACGCACCATCGATAACCAATGGATGACCAGTAACGAACGATGATCCATCGGACAGCAGCCAGAGTACGCCCTCCGCAATCTCCTCCGGCTTGCCCATTCGTCCTACCGGTTCACCGGAGATAAGCTCCTGTTCAGTGAACGATCGATTGTCGAGGAGGCGCTCGACCATTGGTGTTCTAATAACGCCAGGGCATACGCAATTGACCCGAATATTCTTAGTGGCAAATTCAAGCGCAGCGGTACGTGTGAGTTGCACCACACCAGCCTTGGATGCGTTGTAGGCAGGCTGTCCTTCGAAGCCCACCAACCCTGCAATCGATGCGGTGTTGACGATACTACCGCCACCCTGTTTGAGCATCTCCCGGATCTCGTATTTCATGCACAGCCAGACACCCTTCAGATTGATCGCTATAACTCGATCGAAGAGCTCTTCGGAGCACTCCGCGGTGTTGGCCATTTTGCTCTCGATGCCAGCGTTGTTGAATGCGCAATCGATGCGGCCATAACGCTTAACAGTCTCGTTCACCATCGCTTCGGCTTGTATGGCAATTGAAACATCGGCCGCAACGAAGCTTGCCTCGCCGCCGGCTTCTTTGATCATCCCGACTGTGCGCTCGCCACCTTCGGGCATATAGTCGGCGATCATGACCTTCGCGCCTGCGGCAACCAACTTCAGTGCGGTGGCGCGACCGATTCCCGAGCCGCCGCCGGTTACTAAAGCGATTTTTCCGTCCAATAATCCAGGCATGATCTGCACCTCCGGCTAACTTTTTAGCGCTCCGAGGCCACCGCGATATCCCAGTTGTTAAAGGTGGTAAAGCTCCATAGCGGTTTCGCCCAAGATCTTACGAGCGTTCTCCAACGTCGTCGCTCGATAGACACACTCGCGGGAACTCCAACTATAACCAAAGGTTCCCTCGTTGTGAGGATAATCCTGGGCCCACATGACACGATCGGCGCCGATATAATCGAGCAGCTTGAGGCCGAGAAGGTCATTCTGAAATGTCGCGTAACAATTGTTATGCCAGTAATAACTCGGCCTACGTTTCGGCAGAGAATTGAGACCTTCCAGTAAGGGACCCTGATGGTCGTAAAGCTGCTCCGCTTCCTGGAGCGCTACCGGTATCCACGCAATTCCAAACTCGACAAACACCACTCGAAGATCCGGGTGTCGATCGAAGACGCCGCCGAAGATGAGTTCGCCAAGAGGCTTACGAGCCGCGCAAAAGGATTGAAGAGCACTAGCCCCAAAACCTCCTCGTCCCAGCACCCCTATGTTCTCGCCGATATGAAAGCTGACCGGGAGGCCGGCCCGCGCAATTTCGTCCCATAGCGTATCCATCTCCGGCGCGGCGTACGAAAGGGGGGAACCATCGGCATTCTTGCCAACATTTGAGGTGGGAAGCATGAAGGTCTTGAGACCGAGATCGCGGATTTGTTTAACCGCCTGCCAAGCCCTTGTTGGATCCCACCAATTGCTGCAAACGCCTACGCCATAGTATCGACCCGGATGGATGGCGCTGATTCGAGCCATATATTCATTGTAGATCCAATATATTTGTTCCTGCACCTCGTGATCGGGCAGGCGTATGAAGGCGAGAAGACTTTGCGGATATAATATCTCCTTGTGGACACCCTCTATCGCGAGATCACGATTGCGGACGTCGATATCCCAGGCACCGGAGCCAAGAGCGTTCGGAATGAACTTACGCATCGCCATGTCGATTACTTGAGACTGTGAATCGACTGGCGGCTTGGGGTCACCCTGGCGCCAGAAGTCATCGAACCAAACCCGGGGAGCCTTCTTCTTCAAATGGGCAGGGAAGTTCTCATAGAAAATGTCTTCAGAAACTTCCCAGTGTCCATCGGTTGACACAATTGTCAGATCAGTCGGAAGGCGCGTCTCGTTCTTCTGCTGCGCGCTGCGCGTCGTTACTACATCGCGGTCAAAAAGCGGATTTTCTAATGTTGTTGTCATCTTTTTGTATCTCCAACAGCGTATTGCTGGCCGATGGCTTCTTACTCAATTTCCCAATCAAAGCCTAAACTCCATGTGTGGGATACATAGCTGCTGCTACCAATTCGATCTCGGCTCTATCAGCGGGAAGAATAAAGCCCGACTCGATCGCTGAGTCCAACGCCCGGCGGAACTTTGCGAGATATTCGTCCCGCCCACCGGGATACAATCGACCGAGTGTCGTATGATCGAACGGCTCCGTTACGCCCGTAAGCCCCGCCGCGACACTGCCTGAATTCCCAATCCCCGACATCCGCGCAATGGGGACATCCACCCACGGCGTACGAATACCACCTTTGGCGTTACCGTTTGCATCGAGAACCAACTGCGGCAACGGCCGATCCTTATCGCCGCCTATCGTCTCGAGACGCGGACCTTTTGGCGGTGCTTTGTCGGTGGCGGTCCATCGGTCGAGGTGCAGTAGTGCAGACTCCATTACGTAGTGCTGTTGCGGGTCGTAATCCATCGCTTTGGCCAACTTCATTCCGAAAAAATCATCGGTTGGCGCATACGCAGCAGCCAATTCCGGAATTGACGCCGAGCTTGAATCGATAAAACCGACGGTGGCGAGGTAGTTGTTGGCATGCGAGGCGCCGGCGATTTCCCAGATTCGCAGGAGATCGTTGTCATCTTGCCGGGCATGGAAAAATCCCCTCACGTTGGCGCCGATCACATCGGTCTCGGCAAGGACCGTCATGGTTGGCACGCGGAGATCACTACAAAGCCGGGCGGATTGTGGCATCGTGGTTGGCGAGTTCAGGATCGAGGCCCCATCGAGCGGGGCGCCCGGCGCGAATCGTGCGTGGATGAAAAAGCCGTCGTAGACCCTGGCGAGTCGGTCTATTGCATTGACGTAAGTGGTGAGAAATATCGCTGACTGAGAGTCACCAATTGCGAGCAGGCGTTTCGCCGTCAAAGGCCCTAAGACCTTTCCCGTTGCGGAGCCTTTGATGATCATGCCCGCCTGGGAAAAAATATCGTATGCAAACGCATCCCCCGGATGGCTCAAGGCATGGTATCGCGCAGGGTCGGCTTGCTTAAGCGGTAGGTTGTCGGGTTCGAGGCTCAGACCGCCCTCGAGCCCAACCCTTTGTGCCGAGACGCCGACATAGGCGAAGCCACTTCGCATGATTTCGCGATGCAGGCAAATCCAATCCGGCGCGAAGTCGATACCCCGACTGACATTCAACCATTCGACGACGACGGTGCCATTGAATTTGCTGGCGTCAGCGGGTCGGACGACGACGATGCGGGTCCTGTACGGAGCAGTCTCCGCAGGCGCCACCTGCCAGTTACCGTCTTCGGATAACGGCCCGACCGGTTGATAAGAAACGGCATCTCCCGAGACGAAATATTCCTCGGTAAGATAACCCTGTGCCCTAAGGTCGAACTCGGCGAGCATGAGAACCGGCGTACCCAAAATGGGCCCGGTTATCTCAATATCCGCCCTAGCCGAGCGCGGGGTTTTCGCCGCCATAAGCTTCTCTCCAGGCTGAGTCAGCTTGCAGGCTTTCGCCACATTCTCCATGATTCCTCGCCGCGGAGGTCATAATGGTGGTGGCGCACTAGCCTGCCTTCTACTTCCCGAATCTTGATCGAAATCAATAATTAAGCAAGATTAGAGGTTCACTTTGGTCAAACGAATGCGAGAAAGTACTGCCCGAAGAAAAAAGACCTCGGCTCCGAAGAGCGGCCGCCAAATCGAGGCGGCAAAAATGCTCGAATTCTTCTATCCGGCCCATTACGAGATCGGCACCGCCTTGGAGGACGTGCTTCGGTCTGACCTGCTTTCGCGTCAGCAGGCCGCCAGCCTCTGGTTGATCCGATCCCAGGGAATTGGCGGCTGTCAGATGCGCCGCAAGGATATCGAAGCGAATATTCGGCGCTGGTTCGAAGTAACCAGCGCGGCAGTTTCAAGAGCGCTTCGCGAGATGATGCGTCCACCGATCGAGTTCATCGAAATCACCGAAGACCCCAACTCGGGACGTGAAAAGCTGGTTAGCCTGACTCCCAAGGGCAAGGCCTACTTGGATTCAGTCGCGGAGCGAGCCACAACGGTGCTCGCTGACTTGATCGAGGACATTTCGCCGCAACTGGTAGCTTCCGCCATCAGTTACCTGGGTCAGCTCACCAGCGCATTTCGGCGCTCAAAGACTCGCAGCCGAATTCGATTGGTTCGGCCGAACCAGGGATCAGTCAAAGGATAGGAATTGCTTCGATGCGTCCAATCCAGGACTCCGTGGCCGTCCTTTGCTGCGGTCCAAGCGCGATTCAATTAGGACTTTCCGACACTCCGCGAGGAAATTGTCATGGCAAATTCAATGGAACAGGCATCGAACGCTCCGGCAGCGAGCGTCGAGCGCTTTGACGCGATCGTAATCGGGGCGGGAGTGTCGGGGCTTTACCAACTCTACAAACTGCGGGAGCTCGGTCTCAAGGTGCGATGCCTTGAGGACGGCGGCGGCGTCGGCGGCACCTGGTATTGGAATCGCTATCCCGGATGTCGTTTCGATTCGGAAAGCGAAACCTACGGCTATTCGTTTTCGAAAGAACTCCTACAGGAGTGGAACTGGAAGGAGCACTATTCCGGTCAACCCGAGAACGAGCGTTATCTGAACTATGCTGCGGACAAGTTTGATCTGCGCCGCGATATCCAATTCAACGCTCACGTTATCTCGGCGGTCTTCGACGAAAAGACCAATCAATGGGAGGTCGGCCTCGAAAACGGACAGCGGATGCGTGCGCAGTTTGTGGTAGCCGCGGTGGGGATTCTGTCAGCGCGCAATATTCCAAAGTTTGAGGGAATCGAGAGTTTCAAGGGCCTATCGTACCATACATCGAGGTGGCCCAAGGAGAGAGTTGATTTCACCGGCAAGCGCGTCGCGGTCATTGGCACGGGCGCTACGGCCGTGCAGCTTATACCGATTATCGCCAAGGAGGTGGGGCATCTGACGGTATTCCAGCGCACCCCGAACTATTGCGCGCCGCTCAGGAATTCACTCGTCGACGAGGAAACTCAACAACGCTTCAAGGCGACCTACCCAGAGATTCACAAGAGGATCCGCGAAACTAGCGGCGGCTTCCTTCACGACGTCGATCGGCGCAAGACAATCGATGTCCCGCGCGAGGAACGGCT
The sequence above is a segment of the Candidatus Binataceae bacterium genome. Coding sequences within it:
- a CDS encoding alpha/beta hydrolase domain-containing protein; the protein is MAAKTPRSARADIEITGPILGTPVLMLAEFDLRAQGYLTEEYFVSGDAVSYQPVGPLSEDGNWQVAPAETAPYRTRIVVVRPADASKFNGTVVVEWLNVSRGIDFAPDWICLHREIMRSGFAYVGVSAQRVGLEGGLSLEPDNLPLKQADPARYHALSHPGDAFAYDIFSQAGMIIKGSATGKVLGPLTAKRLLAIGDSQSAIFLTTYVNAIDRLARVYDGFFIHARFAPGAPLDGASILNSPTTMPQSARLCSDLRVPTMTVLAETDVIGANVRGFFHARQDDNDLLRIWEIAGASHANNYLATVGFIDSSSASIPELAAAYAPTDDFFGMKLAKAMDYDPQQHYVMESALLHLDRWTATDKAPPKGPRLETIGGDKDRPLPQLVLDANGNAKGGIRTPWVDVPIARMSGIGNSGSVAAGLTGVTEPFDHTTLGRLYPGGRDEYLAKFRRALDSAIESGFILPADRAEIELVAAAMYPTHGV
- a CDS encoding winged helix DNA-binding protein — its product is MLEFFYPAHYEIGTALEDVLRSDLLSRQQAASLWLIRSQGIGGCQMRRKDIEANIRRWFEVTSAAVSRALREMMRPPIEFIEITEDPNSGREKLVSLTPKGKAYLDSVAERATTVLADLIEDISPQLVASAISYLGQLTSAFRRSKTRSRIRLVRPNQGSVKG
- a CDS encoding NAD(P)/FAD-dependent oxidoreductase, with product MANSMEQASNAPAASVERFDAIVIGAGVSGLYQLYKLRELGLKVRCLEDGGGVGGTWYWNRYPGCRFDSESETYGYSFSKELLQEWNWKEHYSGQPENERYLNYAADKFDLRRDIQFNAHVISAVFDEKTNQWEVGLENGQRMRAQFVVAAVGILSARNIPKFEGIESFKGLSYHTSRWPKERVDFTGKRVAVIGTGATAVQLIPIIAKEVGHLTVFQRTPNYCAPLRNSLVDEETQQRFKATYPEIHKRIRETSGGFLHDVDRRKTIDVPREERLAFYEQLWKEPGFKKWLGNFVDIMTDRVANEDFAEFVRNKIRARVKDPVVAEKLVPKDHPFGSKRIPLETEYYEAYNRNNVLLVDIKETPLERITPRGIKTSDKEYEFDVIIYATGFDAITGSLTRIDIRGEGGQSLKDKWAGGMRTYLQLQVAGFPNFFIGSSTAFCNYTVCAEAIVEWIAECIRYVRDKNYSRIVPTQQAEDAWVEHSEKVGSRTLLGSANGWFVGGNIEGKARHFLLYANPAPAFRAKINDAAAKGYEGFVLQ
- a CDS encoding SDR family oxidoreductase gives rise to the protein MPGLLDGKIALVTGGGSGIGRATALKLVAAGAKVMIADYMPEGGERTVGMIKEAGGEASFVAADVSIAIQAEAMVNETVKRYGRIDCAFNNAGIESKMANTAECSEELFDRVIAINLKGVWLCMKYEIREMLKQGGGSIVNTASIAGLVGFEGQPAYNASKAGVVQLTRTAALEFATKNIRVNCVCPGVIRTPMVERLLDNRSFTEQELISGEPVGRMGKPEEIAEGVLWLLSDGSSFVTGHPLVIDGAWVAR
- a CDS encoding amidohydrolase family protein, producing MTTTLENPLFDRDVVTTRSAQQKNETRLPTDLTIVSTDGHWEVSEDIFYENFPAHLKKKAPRVWFDDFWRQGDPKPPVDSQSQVIDMAMRKFIPNALGSGAWDIDVRNRDLAIEGVHKEILYPQSLLAFIRLPDHEVQEQIYWIYNEYMARISAIHPGRYYGVGVCSNWWDPTRAWQAVKQIRDLGLKTFMLPTSNVGKNADGSPLSYAAPEMDTLWDEIARAGLPVSFHIGENIGVLGRGGFGASALQSFCAARKPLGELIFGGVFDRHPDLRVVFVEFGIAWIPVALQEAEQLYDHQGPLLEGLNSLPKRRPSYYWHNNCYATFQNDLLGLKLLDYIGADRVMWAQDYPHNEGTFGYSWSSRECVYRATTLENARKILGETAMELYHL
- a CDS encoding amidohydrolase family protein; the protein is MAYEIVRFPYEGTVDADGHVYEPANLWEDYLEERYKDRAIRVKRDRDGWEYLEVDRRPIPDILGMKGLAFPMMGEKVAELDPNRLYMDTLPYGATDPQQRLDLARRENLEHVLLYPTWGLIWERAVTDPELSLAYMRAYNRWIADFCRDSGGVLVPIAHLTLTDPQGAAAELERAVRDGCKGAFVAQYTHTRVPHGHRVHDPVFAKAQELDVPLAVHVSIDPEGVSSPRFLRKDMTPQDLAQLAAGGLIGARHALEEALLSMYTSNTFDRYPKLKFGLLEVGASWVGAFLDRLDSVHEVEFGKVGDRPGMLGRLQHKPSEYFRNQCFISGDPEEFSATCMIDYVGNNCFMWATDYPHADHPATWVPSLKKYADRLKPETRKKVLGQNTKDIYHLA